In Arachis hypogaea cultivar Tifrunner chromosome 2, arahy.Tifrunner.gnm2.J5K5, whole genome shotgun sequence, a genomic segment contains:
- the LOC112746480 gene encoding putative receptor protein kinase ZmPK1, with protein MNMASSALMLFLLVLYFSFQFSSCLDALNKGYSSLSVEKAEQDIIVSENGMFSAGFFEVGGNAFSFAIWFTTRPDSQNITTPTVVWMANRDQPVNGKRSKLSLLHTGNLALVDAGQFQVWSSETESNVPTELRLGNDGNLVLRELPAGHILWQSFDFPTDTLLPGQHLTRSTQLVSSRTETNHSSGFYKFSFDDRNVLTLVYDGPDVSSTYWPSSAILAWQAGRFTYNSSRIAVLNPLGGFDSSDNYNKRTSDYGAVLPRRLTIDHDGNLRVYSQDRSQKWYVSLQAISDSCTIHGICGANSVCRFDLKKGRKCSCVPGYKVKNQSDWSYGCESIFAATSNESKYSYDNGAGVFKCYTKTQLLNGHFPGGAGTITYLKVPKGKSFPPSYEDSVIRNSDCSVKIHREYSKKHVSRFVSFLLWFATAIGVLEMACVLVVLFLIKSQHNSSIDPHGHHLATVGFRKFSYSELKKATKGFSQEIGRGAGGIVYKAILSDQRIAAVKKLNDAMQGEGEFLAEVSIIGRLNHMNLIEMWGYCAEGKHRLLVYEYMENGSLADNLSSNTLDWSKRYNVALGTARGLAYLHEECLEWILHCDIKPQNILLDSNYQPKVADFGLSKLLNRDVLNNDRNFSMIRGTRGYMAPEWVFNLAVTSKVDVYSYGIVLLEMITGKNPAADIQAINGDEPYNGRLVTWVREKKRECASWVEQIMDSALGSNYDENKMEILARVALDCIEEDNEQRPTMSQVVEMLQSQDCDPNGEA; from the exons ATGAACATGGCTTCCTCAGCCTTAATGTTATTTCTTCTAGtcttgtatttttcatttcaattcTCATCTTGTTTAGATGCACTGAACAAAGGCTACTCCTCTCTCTCAGTGGAGAAAGCTGAACAAGATATCATTGTTTCAGAAAATGGCATGTTCTCCGCCGGCTTCTTTGAAGTGGGTGGTAATGCCTTCTCCTTCGCAATATGGTTCACTACAAGGCCTGATTCCCAAAACATTACAACTCCTACCGTTGTTTGGATGGCAAATCGCGACCAACCTGTGAATGGAAAGCGCTCAAAGCTTTCTCTCTTGCACACCGGCAATCTTGCTTTGGTAGATGCAGGTCAGTTCCAAGTATGGTCTTCTGAGACGGAGTCAAATGTTCCAACCGAGTTACGTCTCGGAAATGATGGCAATCTTGTTCTACGAGAGCTGCCAGCAGGACATATTCTGTGGCAAAGTTTTGATTTCCCAACCGACACTCTTCTTCCCGGGCAACATCTCACCAGAAGTACACAATTAGTTTCTTCAAGAACAGAGACTAATCATTCCTCTGGTTTCTATAAGTTTTCCTTTGATGATAGAAACGTTCTCACCCTTGTTTATGATGGCCCTGATGTGTCAAGCACTTATTGGCCCTCTTCTGCGATCTTAGCTTGGCAAGCTGGAAGGTTTACTTACAATAGTAGCAGAATTGCGGTGCTAAATCCTCTTGGAGGTTTTGATTCATCggataattataataaaagaacatCTGATTATGGGGCGGTGCTGCCTAGAAGGTTGACAATCGATCATGATGGAAATCTTCGAGTGTATAGCCAAGATCGATCACAAAAATGGTACGTCTCATTGCAAGCCATTTCTGACAGTTGCACCATTCATGGGATTTGTGGTGCTAATAGTGTTTGCAGATTTGATCTCAAAAAGGGAAGGAAGTGCTCATGTGTTCCTGGATACAAAGTAAAGAATCAAAGTGATTGGTCTTATGGGTGTGAATCCATATTTGCTGCTACATCTAATGAAAGTAAG TATTCATACGACAACGGTGCGGGCGTGTTCAAGTGCTATACAAAAACACAATTGCTCAACGGACATTTTCCAGGAGGCGCAGGAACTATAACCTACTTGAAAGTGCCCAAAGGGAAGAGCTTTCCCCCCAGCTATGAAGACTCTGTCATCAGAAACAGTGATTGTTCTGTGAAAATTCATAGAGAGTATTCAAAAAAGCATGTAAGCCGTTTTGTGAGCTTCCTTTTGTGGTTTGCCACAGCAATTGGAGTTCTTGAAATGGCTTGCGTCTTGGTTGTTTTGTTCTTAATCAAGAGCCAGCACAATTCTAGCATAGATCCACATGGCCATCATCTTGCAACAGTGGGATTTAGAAAATTTAGCTATTCTGAGCTAAAAAAGGCGACAAAAGGATTCAGCCAAGAGATTGGAAGGGGTGCAGGAGGCATTGTATACAAAGCTATTTTGTCGGATCAAAGAATTGCTGCTGTAAAGAAACTCAATGATGCTATGCAAGGAGAAGGTGAATTCCTTGCTGAAGTGAGCATCATTGGAAGGCTCAACCACATGAACTTGATTGAAATGTGGGGTTATTGTGCTGAGGGAAAGCATCGGCTTTTGGTGTACGAGTACATGGAAAATGGTTCTTTGGCAGATAACCTCTCATCCAATACACTTGATTGGAGCAAGAGGTATAACGTCGCTCTCGGAACAGCAAGAGGTTTGGCATATTTACATGAAGAATGCTTGGAATGGATTTTGCATTGTGATATAAAACCTCAAAATATTCTCCTAGATTCAAATTATCAACCCAAGGTTGCAGATTTTGGATTGTCCAAGTTATTGAACAGGGATGTTCTCAACAACGATCGCAATTTCTCAATGATAAGAGGAACCAGAGGGTATATGGCGCCTGAGTGGGTTTTCAACCTAGCAGTTACTTCCAAAGTGGATGTTTATAGCTATGGAATTGTTCTCTTGGAGATGATAACCGGAAAGAATCCAGCAGCAGATATTCAAGCAATTAATGGAGACGAACCATACAATGGGAGGCTAGTAACATGggtgagagagaaaaagagagaatgtGCATCTTGGGTGGAGCAAATCATGGATTCTGCATTAGGGTCAAATTATGATGAGAATAAGATGGAAATTTTGGCTAGAGTGGCATTGGATTGCATAGAAGAGGACAATGAACAAAGGCCTACCATGAGCCAAGTCGTTGAAATGCTTCAAAGCCAAGATTGTGATCCTAATGGTGAAGCATAA